GACTGCCCATCATGGTATAGCACTACAACAAACTGTATGGCATCGAATAAAGTACTAACTATGAGACAGGCCAACTGATCGCGTTGATGGGCCCCTCCGGCTGCGGAAAGACGACTCTCTTAAACGTTCTCGCGCGTCGCACAGCTTCCGCGGGTGCGAAAAACACGGGGGACTGCTACATAAATGGAGCGAAGCTGGACAATAACACCTTCAACCGGATCACGTCCTACGTCGAACAGGAGGATGCGTTGATCGGATCGCTGACGGTAGAGGAGACATTGAAGTTTGCCGCAGATCTGTCTCTCCCAGGGTAATCTCCGTCGACCTCTTTCACTTCGTTAGAGCATCCATGGACTGACATAATTTAGCTCAGTGTCGAGATCTCAGAGAGTGGATCGTATACAAACCCTCCTGAGCGCATTCGGGATCCAGAACCAGGCTTCGACACTAGTGGGAACACCAATCCGTAAGGGCATTAGTGGAGGGCAAAAGCGCCGGGTCAGTGTCGCCAGTCAGCTTATCACATGTCCTAAGATCCTTTTTCTCGACGAGCCAACCAGCGGACTGGATTCAACTGCTAGTTACGAAGTCATCTCGTATGTCAAAAAACTGGCGGTAGCAAACAATGTACGTCTCTCTGGAGAGGGCTTTGCGGGTAACTACAAAATAACGGACAACTGACACATCAGAGTAAAGCTTATCATAATCGCAAGTATCCACCAGCCATCGACAACAACCTTCCAGCTCTTTgacaatcttctccttctttcggGAGGCAAGACATGCTACTACGGACCCGTTTCGGATGTCCCTAGCTACTTCGAGAACATCGGCTGTCCCATTCCCTCCAATACGAACCCAGCTGAGTACCTTTTGGATGCGGTCAGCTCTGACTTCACAGTCCACGAGGACCAAGTCGAGAAGATTCAGACCTCATGGACGCAGTCTGCCGAGTATGCCGCGTTAAGCAAGCAACCACAGAGTCCTGACGAGAAGGACATCAGGACAATGAGCATCGACGAATTAAGCCGCCCAGGTATTCCCCGAATCACCATGTCTCTTTTGCATCGGCTCTTCATCAAGAGTTATCGCGACGTTGTAGCCTATGGTATTCGGATTGTCATGTATTTGGGTACAGGTCTCCCCATAGCGGTCTCGACTGCATAGAGCTAATATGATCTCAGGACTGGCAATCATGATGGGGACGGTATGGCTTCGACTCCACACCTCGCAGGAGTACATCCAACCATTCATCAACGCAATCGTAAGCTCCTTATCTATCACTCTCCCGATCTATAGCCTAACGAACATCAGTTCTTCGGCTCAGCCTTCATGAGCTTTATGGCCGTCGCCTACGTCCCATCCTTTCTCGAGGACCGGGCAACATTTACCAAAGAACGAGCGAATGGGCTCTACGGCGCCCTCCCCTTCGTTATCTCCAATTTCATCATCGGCCTTCCATACTTGTGTACGCTGTCCCCCAAGACCAAATTAGTATTTGGCCCAAGCTAACGATGCCTCCAACAAGTCTTAATTTCAATGCTTTTTTCCATAGTCAGCTACTGGCTCTCCAACTTCCGGCCCACGGGCACCGCATTCTTCACCTGGGTGATGTGGCTGTTTCTGGACCTCGTTGCCGCGGAATCCCTTGTTGTTTTCGTAACAGCCATATTCCCCAATTTCGTAATCAGCCTAGCGCTTGTCGCGTTTGCCAATGGGCTCTGGATGAGCGTGGGCGGGTTCCTTGTTTCGCCGACCATCTTGAATCCATTCTGGAAATATGTTTTCCATTATATTGACTATCAGGTACCCTACTTATGTCTCTACTCTACTTCGTTAAGCGCGTGTCACTGACTCTGGTTGCAGGCATATGTATTCCAAGGAATGATGGTTAACGAGTTTAGCGAGAGGAACTACTCGTGTGGCTCGGGGTGTCAGTGCATGTATCAGACGGATCTGGCGGACCAGTGCATGATTCGGGGTACCGGAGTGCTTAAGGAATATGGGTATGCGACGGGTCGGACGGGGAAGTGGGTAGGTATCCTGATAGGCATCATTGCAGTTTACCGACTGTTTGGCTACATTGCCTTGGTGTTGAGGAGGACTTGAGTTGGGGGTTAGCAACATGCATAGCAGGATGGTTCAACTGCATCTAATTTAATTATGGAAGGCGTTAGGCCGGGACATACTGGGGCTCTACTGCATGCTAATTTAATCCGACAGAATAAATACGGATTTTGTGAAATGCACGCGGACCGGAGTTAATTCCAACGGCGAAACGTGGGTAAGAACTGCCCTGGCTTGTAGAAGCCTTTACACCTGGTGCTATATCCATGCTCTTAAACATTATTATAAAGCGGGGGAATATAGTAGGTTCTAGTGGATATAATGCATAATTATGCATTGTTATGTATGAAGTCACTCTCTCCTTTCTAAGCACCCCATAGGGACCTGCTAGGTAGTTATCAATTGCTCTGTATGATCGGTGAAATTCCTGGCCGATAGAAAACTCCATGAGCCATCGATTGTGCAACACCCtgttaaaaagaaaaatctcATTTCCAACTATATAAAGtcagaaagacaaagaacaagtCCAATACATCCACTTCCGCATGATTACTCTTCATCACTCTCTACTCTATTACACCTCACCCACATAATCCCAAAAACTATAGATCAAAGATAGGATACAATGAACCTCCCCACCCTAATAGCCCTCCTAACAaccctcaccctccaccTCACGACGACCACCACCGCAACACCCCTGTCAACCCGCAATGTCCCCGGAATCCTCAAAGAATTCGCCCTAACCGGCGGAaacctcatcctccttgacAAAGCGGTGAAACTCTACGaacccaaaaaagaagaccaaggcctCGAACGCAAACAAACCAACGTCGAAGTATCCCTGATCAAATCCATGAATGCTGTTCACGCCACACCACCGTTTAAGAAACAGGAGAGTTCTCTCGTGTCTAATGTAGCTTGTAAGATGCAGCCTGTTTGGGTGGAGTATTtgcatgatgttgttgttaaggtattttattttctttctggatTTATATTGGGTTTTTGGGATGTCGGAGCTGATAAAGTAGTAGAAACATGAGTTTGAGAAGGCGAAGATTGCAGATCGCATTCAAGAGCATATTCGGGATCTGAAGGAGAGGTGTCATAATCTTGCTGTGTCTATagaggagaagttgaagccGGAGGATAGGGAGACTATTGTGGATCGGGAGAGGCAGTTGGATCGGGAGTTTGATCGTGCTATTGCGGCGTTTGATTAGGGTTGTTTGAGGGGTATATAGAGTGGCTGATTGGACAACACGATAGGTAGAGCGCCAGATCAGGTTGAGTTATATTTGATGTCTCAAGCTCTCAGCTACGGTCCACTTGGTTTCTTGGTATGGCTACATTGTTTACATAAATCACAACCGGTCTACTATGAAAGGCTGGGCTATACGGTGGCTTGATATACGAGAGGAGAAGCGGAGAGCGTTTAATTATTCCTCGTATATCATAGCTTAGTCGTGATACCTGTCTAAGGATAAAAATTGAAAACGACAATCCTGAGCCCATGCTTAGTCGATACTGTTTTATTCAAGTTGGTTTTAGCCGACTaccagtatatatattgataaCTGCatttcttctatcttctcATATAGTATTTACCCCTAAAAGTGACAGACTGACGTCTCCACTTACCCCTCCATCGCTCTGCCAAATCATCCTACTCGCCGGATTCCACCGCCCCTCCCCAATATAACATGCACTTTTGGAGCATGACTTTTCCCACACGCTGTACACAAACAGCACCAATGTGGTTTTGTACCTCCTCGATTCAGGAGGGTACATTATATTatgaaagaggaagcctcCTTTCTTGTTACAATCGCAACTCCGTGATGGCCAAGTTGCCGCCCAACAATCCTCATGCTCCAGTCTCACTGTCAGAATATCAACGTCAGATTTGGAATGACTTGAACAATCCAAGGTTCGCCATTTATTTGCAACGTGACAAAATCCATTCAGCGAGGTGAAATGCCAAAGACTACCCAACAATTCACCCATGGCGACTACACCGTCGGATGGATATGTGCTCTGCCAGAAACTGACTTGGTGGCTTCAGCGGCCATGTTGGATGAAGAGCACCCAACGCTTCCAGCGGCGGATCCTCAAGACGCGAACTCCTACCTTCTTGGCCATATCGGTGAATGtagcgaggatgaggaaggttcGGATGATGAGACGAAAGATACACAAGATCTGCGACTTTGGGATGTGGTGGTCAGTTTGCATTCGAAGCCAGCCGAAGCTATCGTGCAATATGATTTCGGCAAGTCATTGCAGGGAAAGGAGGTCGTTCATACTGGGGGTAAACTGAACAAACCCCCAGGCATCCTCCTGAGTGCTGTTGGTCGACTCCAGGCCCAGCATGCATTGAAGGGTCACGGGATCTCCGAGCTGCTGATCAAAATGAGGTCGGACTATCCGGCAAGCACTGCAAAGTTCCAGACGGTATTATGTGctttgagatggaggctGCTGGTATGTTTTACGCCTACCTACGGAATCTCTACATCTAACTTCTATTTCCAAGGCTTAAATGGATTCATTTCCCTGCTTTGTCATCCGAGGTACTTCCAATTATGCTGATTCCCATAAGAACAAGATATGGCAGCCATATGCCGCTGCCGTTGCTGCGGCATACGCAAAAGAACTTCTGTTTGTTATTCCAGGGCAGGGAACTATGGATCAACTTCCGGTTAACCAATGTACGTAGTCTAAAGATATTGACCCTACTGATCCCAGGGTTTCGAAGCATCCTTAGAACAAAGTAGTGATTGGCCCAATATCCGGAACGCAGGCGGACGTTGACACACCAAGGTCCAAATTGGATAGAAAGGAATAAATAAGTCAGAGTGATGGTTCAACGGCATTGTTATTTAGCTGGACTTTTCCAACGCTGGAGACCATCAATCACTTGCAATATTATAACGTCAGCCAGTACGAATAGCGTTCTATTACGCGCATTCTGGGATAGCTTCAAGCTACGATATTACTAATTTAAATATAAACTCAGTACTTTTAAAAGTCTCCCTGTATTCTGAACAGCTGCCTAAACATTCATATCAtatttcattcttcatcaggCCAAGGTAAAATAATCCCCATGTCAACTCAAAGTGTATATCTGAACTCGGGAAGTCCTTCAATGACAAGCTTCCCCCTTGCTGCTCTTCTGTTCGAGATATAGAAATAAAGGCTGAGTATACATACTACCACTATGGACAAGAGATTGCACCTTGCCCAACTGTCAGTAAATAAGCAAAAAAGAGGGATGGGACCACCCACGCAATACAGGCATAAAGACCCGGTAGGTAGCGGGGAGAATCCTGGGACCGGAACACCAAGGACCCAGCTACACCACCAGTGCCACCAAAGCTGACAATACTCGCACTGCAAAAGGCGCGTTTCCACTGCCCGCGGATATTGTTGGCCTGGTATGTCAGGGTGGCTGGGATTGTAGCATTGGATGCTGATGTGACGAGAAAAATCCCGAAGTATTGCACGCCGGGAATTTGGACCCAGCCGAGAATGGCTAAACCCACGATGCATTGAACGCAGTTGTAGATGATCAAGGGAGCCCGAATGTGGTACTTGTCACCAATCCAGCCTTGAACATACATGAAGATTCCGGCGAAGAAGTAGGGTGGTGTTGTGAGGACTTGTGATGCTGCTTGGGGGAATTTGAGCTCACTTCTGAGGATGAGCGGAAGGAAGAACGTAATTGCGTAGGATACAACTGTTGCAGAACTATTGATGGTTAGTGTCTTTGAAACTGGTACAATGGTTTATGAGCTCACAAGAAGATGAGGGCAAAGCCCCATATTTTGGGGTCCAGAGCGGGCTTTAGGAATTCCTTTAAATTGAACGCCGCTTCAGAGGAGTCCCGTCTATCTCGGTTTAGTCGTCGGACGACGAAGGCGGTTTCCTCCTTGGAAAGAAACTTCCAAGAGAGATTGTTCTCGTTGGGGAAGTTGACAATCAAAAAGAAGCCAACCACTCCGACAAGACAGGTGAGGATGCCTTCCATAACAAAGATCCACCTCCATGCGCTCAAATTCCCAAGGCCATTCATGTGTACGAAGCCATACGAGAGGATTCCAGAGAAAGCACCCCCGATGACACTAATCAAGTAGAAGGATGAATATCTCTTGTGTAGGTCGTCTGAACAGATTAGCCGCGAATATTCACAACTAAGAGGGCCTAACACTCACATCGAGTATACCACATAGAAAGGAGATACACGGAGCCAGGGAAGAGTCCGGCTTCAAGAAACCCCAACACAATGCGAAGTCCAACGAGCACCGTCCAATTATGTATAAATCCAAATCCCTACCCATGGTTAACCAAGCCTTCGGACAAAAAGGCAGGACCTTATACCATCATAACTATTCCCCAGGAGAATGTAATTCCAGCAAGGAAGATCTTTGGCCCAATTTCGCGAATCACCGTGATCAAGggaaattgaaagaggaCATAGGGAATGAAAAAGGTGAGAAGCGTGATGGACTATTGAACAATTAGCACCTGTATTGGGGAGAGAGAATAGTCTGAGACTCACGTAACGAGAGCCAATGTAGAGACGaagctcctcctccatgcTTTGGCTTTATCAGCATGATATCCATCCAGAATGTCGAGGAGGACGAGTTACCCAGCAATCATAGCATTTCCCAGGTTGGTTCGATCCACCAAACTGACGCACATGAGAAGCCCTAAGCCTGTGACTAGCCTTCGATCGATCTTGTGTAGgatctttctctgttctcGAGGCGAGTAGACCTCATCCCTACCCAAATCACCCTCCACATTGTCTAAGCCTGATACAGACCCACTCGAGTGTATTTTCTCGTCCAGATATGTTTCAGCGTCCGACATGGTGTTTGGTTTGTCGCCGTTCCAGCGGTAAGTGACGCGACCTTCGACATCTCGAGGTGCAGTCCCCAGAACCTTCTTATAACAATCCTTTCCTCTCACCTCGGTTCAATGTTTATACTTCCGTGGCATCGTTGATCACATCATTCTAGGGCGAAGTTGCACATTGATAGCCTTCTCGAGGATTGTATGAGCTACCATTGGTCCCCGCGAAATTATAAATTTAGGGGCGGGGAAAGTGGGTATCGGCTTTCGTTAAGCTCTGCCTGCACTTAGCCATATTCGGCAAGTGAATCGTGAGGTTATCTAAGCATCCTTCTGGCTAAGCCTTCATTGAAACTTTATGGGCGGTACTGGCCGAACCGAGGCTTGCGAGTGAttcactttctttcctcgcATGTTTgtcttttactttttttatttacttgattatttattattttactCGCCAGAGCACAATATATAAACACTTCCTCCCGCCGACTTGTGAAAGAGTATAGCACCAATACCAACCGATCAAACGACGGATTCCACGTGTAATACATATCCTAAATCATGACCTTCTCGCCCTCCTTCAATGACCGAACCGATTTTGATAACGCTACCCGAGGGTTTATCCATGCATTAAAACCATGTATCATCCGAAACTCGAGTGGCCGCGTAGTGTGGAACAACGACGAGTACGGTTTTCTCCAAGACGCAGAATGCCCTGCCACTGCCGAGCCAAAACTGTGGCGACAAGGCCAATTGAACTCCATCCAGGGTCTTTTCCAAGTAACTGACGGAATTTACCAAATTCGAGGCTTCGATCTCTCGAACATGACCGTCGTTGAGGGACACAAAGGTGTTATTGTGATTGACCCGTTGACGTCGGTCGAATGTGCAGCGGCGGCACTAGCGCTTTACCGTGAACACCGCGGGGACCGGCCAGTAACCGGTTTGATCTATTCACACTCACATGTAGATCATTTCGGTGGAGCTCAGGGCGTGCTCCAACAAGGCACAAATACATCGATACCTATCATCGCCCCGGAGGGTTTCATGGCCGAAGCGACTAGCGAGAACATCTACGTCGGCGATGCCATGCGCCGGCGTGCAGGGTATATGTACGGCATGCGATTACCAAAAGGGCCAGATGGTCACATTGGCTGTGGCCTTGGAATGATGCCGTCTAGTGGAACAATGTCATTGATTCCTCCAAATGTCTCTATCTGCCACACAGGCGAGAAACGGACGGTGGATGGCATTCGTATTGAGTTCCAAATGGTTCCTGAAACCGAGGCACCGGCGGAGATGAACTTCTACTTTCCCGAGCACAAGGCACTTTGCATTGCTGAATGCGCAACTCATTGCCTTCACAATATAATCACTCTTCGCGGGGCTTTGGTTCGTGACGCGAAGGCCTGGGCACGCTATCTTGACGAAACAGCAGTGCTCTATGGGCAGAAATCCAATGTGCTCTTTGCTGGCCACAACTGGCCGACCTGGGGACAGGATGAAATCGTCAAGTTCATATCGGAGCAACGAGACCTCTACACCTATCTCCATGACCAAACTGTCCGGATGATGAATATCGGCCTGACAGGCATCGAGATTGCAGAGAGATTCACCCTCCCACCAGCACTGCAAATGGCGTGGCATGCGCAGGGTTTCTACGGCTCTGTCAGTCATAATGTCAAGGGAATCTACCAACGCTATCtgggttggtttgatggGAATCCAGCACACTTATGGGAGTACCCAGCGGCTGAAGCTGGTCAGAGATACATTGACTGTATGGGAGGTGTAGATGAGGTTGTTCGAAAGGCAAGAAAGTATGCCAGCGAAGGTGATTCACGCTTTGCGGTGACACTATTGGGCCATGTCATAGCCGCTCATCCTGAACACAAGGAGTCAAGACTTGCGCTGGCATCTGTGTACACGAAACTGGCATATGGCTGTGAGAATGCGACATGGCGCAACATCTACCTTTCCGGTGCCCAGGATATGCACTCTCCTCCCCCGCCAGATCGTCCAGAACCCCCGAAGCGCGAATACAGGGCTGCGCTATCGATGGAACAACTGCTTACTCTTCTGTCAGTCCAATTGGATGGACCCAAAGCCGCAACAGAATCGTTTACGATAGACCTGGATCTGcaagaacaaaagcaaagTTGGCGGCTGATTCTGAGCAACGGAGCCTTGACATATCGCATCAAAACAGATCACGACAGGTCCATTGACACGTCTGGTTTGCGTCTAACGCTCACCAAAAAGGAATTGGTGGAGATACTGAATGGGGGTGGAGGGATCCCAGAAAACAGCTCAGAGGGCGATGTGAGCCTGCTCTTCAAGTTGATGAGATTGGTTGGGGCATCCATGCCCCCAGCAAGCCTTTTGTAAATGTAGCCTTCTTGGAAATGTATAATGTTATTGCATGTTCGGGCCCATAGAAAGTTGTGTGGTAGAAAGGGTGAAAGATTGTACATAGTCGAATGTTATACAATAATGACCCAGATAGCTGGTGCGACATATGCCATAGGATGAAAGTCTCCCTAGAAGTATATTAAGTCCACTGTCTTTGTAGGTCCACAGAaaatgagagaagaggaattgtCGTGGTCAAGGAACAGGGGCAGACGTGTTTCGTATAGTTCTCGCCATGAACTGTGCCTGCCCTATACCCATGTCATTGCCAATCGTCTCCAGTCGTTCAACCACCCATTCCCGCAAGGTAGAGCCTAATGGGCTTGTTTTGGCCGCTACGTATAGGGGCCAAAGAATCGTGAACCCCCCTAGACAGTGGTCAAGCGATGGAACCTCTGTGGCTCTGTTGTCTACAAGTCTAAGTGCGAAAGGAACGCTTTCTGCAATCTCGGTAGCTAGCTGGGCCACAGTCTCTCTAATCTGGACATGTTCTGCTTGGTAGCTTATCTCTGCGGTGTTGAGAATTAATTGGTTGAGTAGTATCCGAGCACTCCGATAGAAGTTCCAGATATTGCATGCCCAAAGATCAGGGTATACATGATATACCTGGGTGTAGTAGAACTTCAGGTGGGAAGGGCTCCGGTTGCTCACAGGCCCTCGTATGGTGTGGTAAATCCACCGAGGTGGAAGGCTGTGTTTCCACCGAAGCAGATATCTATCAATGGTTGCCGCCGAGGATACTGTATC
The sequence above is a segment of the Aspergillus oryzae RIB40 DNA, chromosome 3 genome. Coding sequences within it:
- a CDS encoding putative ABC transporter (transporter, ABC superfamily (Breast cancer resistance protein)) translates to METDHTKASDALDLERNDHQFLMNNTVQSFTWDNLTVTVKDRRTKKPRNLIEGCSGTAHHGQLIALMGPSGCGKTTLLNVLARRTASAGAKNTGDCYINGAKLDNNTFNRITSYVEQEDALIGSLTVEETLKFAADLSLPGSVSRSQRVDRIQTLLSAFGIQNQASTLVGTPIRKGISGGQKRRVSVASQLITCPKILFLDEPTSGLDSTASYEVISYVKKLAVANNVRLSGEGFAVKLIIIASIHQPSTTTFQLFDNLLLLSGGKTCYYGPVSDVPSYFENIGCPIPSNTNPAEYLLDAVSSDFTVHEDQVEKIQTSWTQSAEYAALSKQPQSPDEKDIRTMSIDELSRPGIPRITMSLLHRLFIKSYRDVVAYGIRIVMYLGTGLAIMMGTVWLRLHTSQEYIQPFINAIFFGSAFMSFMAVAYVPSFLEDRATFTKERANGLYGALPFVISNFIIGLPYLFLISMLFSIVSYWLSNFRPTGTAFFTWVMWLFLDLVAAESLVVFVTAIFPNFVISLALVAFANGLWMSVGGFLVSPTILNPFWKYVFHYIDYQAYVFQGMMVNEFSERNYSCGSGCQCMYQTDLADQCMIRGTGVLKEYGYATGRTGKWVGILIGIIAVYRLFGYIALVLRRT
- a CDS encoding uncharacterized protein (predicted protein) → MNLPTLIALLTTLTLHLTTTTTATPLSTRNVPGILKEFALTGGNLILLDKAVKLYEPKKEDQGLERKQTNVEVSLIKSMNAVHATPPFKKQESSLVSNVACILFSFWIYIGFLGCRS
- a CDS encoding uncharacterized protein (predicted protein); the protein is MAKLPPNNPHAPVSLSEYQRSPFICNVTKSIQRGEMPKTTQQFTHGDYTVGWICALPETDLVASAAMLDEEHPTLPAADPQDANSYLLGHIGECSEDEEGSDDETKDTQDLRLWDVVVSLHSKPAEAIVQYDFGKSLQGKEVVHTGGKLNKPPGILLSAVGRLQAQHALKGHGISELLIKMRSDYPASTAKFQTVLCALRWRLLA
- a CDS encoding uncharacterized protein (permease of the major facilitator superfamily), with amino-acid sequence MSDAETYLDEKIHSSGSVSGLDNVEGDLGRDEVYSPREQRKILHKIDRRLVTGLGLLMCVSLVDRTNLGNAMIAGQSMEEELRLYIGSRYSITLLTFFIPYVLFQFPLITVIREIGPKIFLAGITFSWGIVMMGFGFIHNWTVLVGLRIVLGFLEAGLFPGSVYLLSMWYTRYDLHKRYSSFYLISVIGGAFSGILSYGFVHMNGLGNLSAWRWIFVMEGILTCLVGVVGFFLIVNFPNENNLSWKFLSKEETAFVVRRLNRDRRDSSEAAFNLKEFLKPALDPKIWGFALIFFSATVVSYAITFFLPLILRSELKFPQAASQVLTTPPYFFAGIFMYVQGWIGDKYHIRAPLIIYNCVQCIVGLAILGWVQIPGVQYFGIFLVTSASNATIPATLTYQANNIRGQWKRAFCSASIVSFGGTGGVAGSLVFRSQDSPRYLPGLYACIAWARCNLLSIVVVCILSLYFYISNRRAARGKLVIEGLPEFRYTL
- a CDS encoding alkyl/aryl-sulfatase (alkyl sulfatase and related hydrolases) produces the protein MTFSPSFNDRTDFDNATRGFIHALKPCIIRNSSGRVVWNNDEYGFLQDAECPATAEPKLWRQGQLNSIQGLFQVTDGIYQIRGFDLSNMTVVEGHKGVIVIDPLTSVECAAAALALYREHRGDRPVTGLIYSHSHVDHFGGAQGVLQQGTNTSIPIIAPEGFMAEATSENIYVGDAMRRRAGYMYGMRLPKGPDGHIGCGLGMMPSSGTMSLIPPNVSICHTGEKRTVDGIRIEFQMVPETEAPAEMNFYFPEHKALCIAECATHCLHNIITLRGALVRDAKAWARYLDETAVLYGQKSNVLFAGHNWPTWGQDEIVKFISEQRDLYTYLHDQTVRMMNIGLTGIEIAERFTLPPALQMAWHAQGFYGSVSHNVKGIYQRYLGWFDGNPAHLWEYPAAEAGQRYIDCMGGVDEVVRKARKYASEGDSRFAVTLLGHVIAAHPEHKESRLALASVYTKLAYGCENATWRNIYLSGAQDMHSPPPPDRPEPPKREYRAALSMEQLLTLLSVQLDGPKAATESFTIDLDLQEQKQSWRLILSNGALTYRIKTDHDRSIDTSGLRLTLTKKELVEILNGGGGIPENSSEGDVSLLFKLMRLVGASMPPASLL